A window of Desulfuromonas soudanensis genomic DNA:
GACAGCTACGGACACCGAGCGGGGGATCAGGTGCTGATCTCGTTTGCGGCTAAGCTTCAATTGGAGCTTCGCGAGTTTGATATCCTGGCGCGCTACGGCGGTGATGAGTTTATGATCATCGCTCCGCAAACCCCACCCCAGGGAGCCGCCAACCTTGCCTCTCGCCTGCGCAACCGCATTGAAGCCGAGAAGTTAAGGCTGTCCGACGTTCAGGGACGGGCGGTGGAGATTCCCCTGACCTGCAGCCTGGGCGTCGCCAGTCTCGCCGGCGAGGTGGACTCCGCCGAGAAACTCATCAACGCTGCCGACGAAGCCCTCTATCGTGTGAAACGCAAGGAAAACGATAGGGGCAAGAACCCCTCAGAAGGGCAGAATTTACTTTTGGGGAACAGGGGGGAAGCTTGAATTGAGACGAACTCAAACGATATTCCCGGGCCGCCCCTGTTGAATGGGGCGGCCCTTTGTTTTTGGGACGGATTTGTGGTTCGGTGGGGGGGAATCAGGGGGGCCGCCTCCCGTTAGGCCGATCGGGGAGTAGCGTTGGGTGCCGGAACCTGCGTATCACTACAGATTCTGCTGAGAATCCAAAAAATAAAAAATCTTTCTCCCATTTCCTGTTATCTTACCAACCTGATTATTGTTAACGAGTCCATGGATGGCTGGGATGGACAGGACGCTGGAATATGCGGAAAATGAATAAAATGACGAATTATCCCCTGGAGCCTGGTCATGGTAAGTAACGCCGATATCCTGAACGCCGGTATCCTGATCGTAGATGATCTGGCAACCAATGTGGAGTTGCTCGAAGAAATGCTGCGCGGTGCCGGCTATACGCACGTTAGCTCGACCCGTGACCCGCATTCGGTCTGCGCTCTGCATCGCGAGAATCATTACGACTTGATTCTCCTCGATCTGCGGATGCCCGGGATGGATGGTTTTCAGGTAATGGAAAGCCTGAAGGAGCTCGAAACGGATGGCTACCTCCCCGTCCTAGCCGTGACCGCTGAACCGGGTCACAAATTGCGGGCGCTGCAGAGCGGCGCAAAAGATTTTGTCAGCAAACCACTCGACATGGCCGAGGTGCTGATGCGGGTTCGCAATATGGTTGAGGTCCGCCTTTTGCACGAAGCGGCCCGCAATCACGCCAAGATGCTCGAAGAATTGGCGCTCAATGACCCCCTGACAGGCCTCGCGAATCGACGGCTTCTTGACGACAGAATGGCGATGGCCCTGGTTCATGCTCAAAGGCACAAGAGTGCCATGGCCGTGATTTACCTGGATCTGGACGGGTTCAAGGAAATTAACGACACTCTTGGGCACGGCGTCGGGGATGTTTTGCTGAAAATGGTCGCAAAACGCCTGCTGACAACGGTGCGCGAAGAGGATACCGTGGCGCGCCTGGGGGGTGACGAGTTCGCCATCGCGCTGTGGCACGTCAGCGGAATAGAATATGCAGCTTCGGTGGCCGCAAGAGCAATTGCTGCCGTGTCGCAACCCTATGACATCGAGGGAAATGTTGTGGGCATAACCACCAGCGCCGGGGTTAGTGTTTATCCGGTTCATGGCAGGAATGCGGAGACTTTGATGAAAAATGCCGACCTGGCTCTGTACGTGGCTAAAGCAGAGGGGAAAAACGCCTATCGGATCGCCGGGGGAACTGGCGAGTAAAGGGTAGATTCCCTTACAAGAGGGAACAAGCAGGCGGCTATCCGCCTGTAATGATCGAGCCGGCAACCATCCCCCCCCAAACAGGAATAACCCATGAAAGGACGCACCGTCCGCGAATTTCCTGCCAATGCCGATCTCTGGCCTCAGGTTGAGGCCTGGGCGGCGAAGAACAGATTTGCACTCGATCATCAGGAAGTGAACCGCCGTGTTTACCGCAAAGGCCATTGGATGCTCATGGCGCCGGCCTGGGTGGAGATTCGCCGGGAAGGCCAACGGGCGATCCTTGAAGCCTGGATCAATGCCGATTTATTCCTGATTCTCAGCCTTTTTTCGGGAAAAAAGTCCGAAACGGGTATCGAATCAGGGGGAATAACCGCCGCTGTGCCGCGTCGGAAAACCCGTGAGGCGGTCAACCGACTGCTGGCGCTATTTGACCAGAAACCGATCGTTTGAACCGCAACAATGATTTGCCGCCAGCCATAAAAATCAAATCAACATTTTTATCAAGGTAATTGACCATGAAAGAGATCAGTCGAATTCTTGTCATTAGCAGGATGACACCTTACTGCCGGGACGCCATCCATTATGGTCTTTCGCTTGCACGCAAGTATAAAGGGGAACTCTTTATTTTGCACCTTCTCGCCAACCCTGGCGATATCATCGGAGTGAATGCATCCGGATTGTTCCCGCTAGAAGAATATAACAAGTACAGGGACATTCAACAAAAAGCCAAGGATGAGCTAGATCAGGTCATCAAGCAGGAAATCAAAGACGGGTTCCCTATTAAGGAATTAATTAGTGATCACGACCCAGTCGATGAAATTTTACATGTTGTCAAAGAAGAGAACATAGACCTTATTGTCATGCTTGCTCATGAGGAAGGGCATCTGGAGCACACTCTTTTCGGACGCGAGAAGGATGACATCATCAGCAGTTTGCCCTGTTCGATACTCCTGGTGAAAAAAGAGCCTGAGCCTGTGAAGCGGTAGGATGTTTTTGTTCTGAAAATAAGAAGCCGCAAAGAGGGCGAAGGATGAATTAGCGAAAGGGAAACGACACCGTGGCAATGACCGTTGAAATCAGGGGCAATAAACTCTGTATCGAGATTGACCTGGAAAAGCCGACGCTCTCGGCAAGCCGCAAGACGCTCGTGGTCGCCAGTACGCGAGGGAATGCCGTCACCGCCGTTGAAGTCGACGGCAAGCCCGTTACCATCGGCTTGAATGCTTATATCAAACGATAAACCAGGATTTGGCGGAGGGGAGGGGGGAATATCCTCTGCCGTCGGCCTGGAAGGCGAAAGGCCGGCCTAATGTCGCATCCGCTTTACGGTTTGCAAAAGGCTGCGGATAAATCGGCCGAAGCCGCAGAGATCTGGCTCCGGCAGAACCTGCCCAGACTTCGGCAAAGGGATATCCTGCGAACCGTCAATGGCGATTGTTCGTGCCCCACCTGCCACGACAAGCAATTCGGTGCTTTTTCTGCCGCCAAAAAATGTTTGGGGGAGGAACGTTTCCAGAAGATTATTGGCGAGACGTTGAAGGGTCTTTCTGTCCTGTCAATTCACAATTCAGAAGTCGCCCTGGTTTTTTCCTTATGGCTGCAGGGAGCCGACCCCGACAAAAAAATCTCCCCCTTGTTCCCCGAGATCGAGCCCTGCCTCTCAATCGTCAAAAATCTCCCTGGCGATGTCAGGAAAAAACTCCTCAATGACCCCACCTTCAAGCATTTCGTCAAAGATTCAGAGTCCATCGTTGGAGCCCTTGCGTTTTTTCGATTGTCCGCGGACAGGATAGAGACGTCCAAACGGGGATTTAGTTACTCACCGGCGATAAAATGGTTGAACTCCTACGTGGCGCAACTGCAAACCGCTCGCCCGGACGTTGATCGATCCCTTCCCTTTCAGGAGCGGTGGCATCTCTTTGTCGGGGGCAATCCTTACCAGGGTATTCGGGATTACTTTTCCCTGCCGGAGGACCGGGAGGCCCTGCAGGCGATTCTTTCCGCCCATCCTGCCGCGGCCAAGATCGTTGAGTCGATCCCTGAGGGAAAGGTGATGTGGAAACGATTAAAAAAGAATTTGCTGGAAAAGTTGGCAGGGTCATGAAGAACGTTTTTTGAAAAATTTCTCAATGGAAAAAGTAGCCTTGGATTGAACCAACCCCGGACTCTCCTCCCAAGACCTCACCCCGACCGATTCCCCACGAACGCCCCTCCCGCACCAGGGTTTACCCCCGACTCAAGATTAACCCATGAGAAACGTGGTAGACTGGCGGAAAAGGGCCCTTTGATTGTTGGGGGGCATGGAGCTTGGAGGTTAGTCATGGGTATCGACAAAGAAAAAGAGTTGTCAATAGAAGCCGCCGATCTGCGCCGCGAGGCCGAAGTGCGGCTTCAATTGAAAACGAATAAAAGGCTGCAACCCCGGACCGACGAAGAGGTTCAAAGGCTCCTCCAGGAATTTGAGATTCACGAGATCGAACTGGAAATGCAAAACGCCGAGCTCAGCCTGGCCCAGGCCGAGTTGGAGAAAACGTTGGAGAGGTACAGCGACCTTTATGAGTTCGCTCCGGTCGGCTACCTTAACCTCGAACGCAACGGGGCCATCAGGGCCGTAAACCTCAGAGGCGCCACTCTCCTGGGCGTTGAGCGCAGCTCCTTGATCGGCCGGCGCTTCGAAAATTTTATCCTGGAAGCCGATCGTCCAGTCCTTACCTCCTACCTCAGCACAATCTTCACAAGCAAGCGCAAGGAGACTTGCGAATTGACGCTCCTCAACCAGGGGGCTGGTCCGCTCATTGTGCAGATCGAGCAGATCGAAGCCCTGGTCGACGTTTTATACCCGGAGTGCCGCCTCGCCATGATCGACATCACCATGCGCCGGCGGGCCGAGGATGCATTGCGGGACAGTGAAGAACGAATGTACCGACTGGCGGAAATGGCTGTCGACGCCATAATCATGATGGATGAATGCAAATCGGTTACCTTCTGCAATACCGCGGCGGAAAAAGTCTTCGGCTTTTCTGCCGCAGAGATCATCGGCCGGAATTTCTATCAACTTTGCATTCCCAAACGCCAACTCTCACCGAAAAAACCAGGTTTTGACCAATTCCGGGAGGAGGGTACGGGGCCGTTAATCGACCGGAAAACGGAAGTCACGGCGCGGCGGAAGGACGGAACGGAATTCCCTCTGGAAATTTCCCTTTCATCCGTGAAATTTCAAGGGAAGTGGCATGCCATCGGGATAATGAGAGACGTCACCGAACACAACCGGCTGGATTTGGAAATCAAGGATGCCCGGGAATATGCCGAAAACATTGTTGAAACTGTGCGCGAGCCATTGGTGGTGCTCAATTCCGAGTTGAAGATCCTCACCGCCAACCACAGCTTCTACGAGACCTTTGAAGTCACCGCCGAAGAAACCATCGACAATTTTATCTATGACGTCGGCAACCGGCAATGGGACATTCCCCGGCTGCG
This region includes:
- a CDS encoding diguanylate cyclase domain-containing protein, whose amino-acid sequence is MVSNADILNAGILIVDDLATNVELLEEMLRGAGYTHVSSTRDPHSVCALHRENHYDLILLDLRMPGMDGFQVMESLKELETDGYLPVLAVTAEPGHKLRALQSGAKDFVSKPLDMAEVLMRVRNMVEVRLLHEAARNHAKMLEELALNDPLTGLANRRLLDDRMAMALVHAQRHKSAMAVIYLDLDGFKEINDTLGHGVGDVLLKMVAKRLLTTVREEDTVARLGGDEFAIALWHVSGIEYAASVAARAIAAVSQPYDIEGNVVGITTSAGVSVYPVHGRNAETLMKNADLALYVAKAEGKNAYRIAGGTGE
- a CDS encoding universal stress protein, which gives rise to MKEISRILVISRMTPYCRDAIHYGLSLARKYKGELFILHLLANPGDIIGVNASGLFPLEEYNKYRDIQQKAKDELDQVIKQEIKDGFPIKELISDHDPVDEILHVVKEENIDLIVMLAHEEGHLEHTLFGREKDDIISSLPCSILLVKKEPEPVKR
- a CDS encoding PAS domain S-box protein encodes the protein MGIDKEKELSIEAADLRREAEVRLQLKTNKRLQPRTDEEVQRLLQEFEIHEIELEMQNAELSLAQAELEKTLERYSDLYEFAPVGYLNLERNGAIRAVNLRGATLLGVERSSLIGRRFENFILEADRPVLTSYLSTIFTSKRKETCELTLLNQGAGPLIVQIEQIEALVDVLYPECRLAMIDITMRRRAEDALRDSEERMYRLAEMAVDAIIMMDECKSVTFCNTAAEKVFGFSAAEIIGRNFYQLCIPKRQLSPKKPGFDQFREEGTGPLIDRKTEVTARRKDGTEFPLEISLSSVKFQGKWHAIGIMRDVTEHNRLDLEIKDAREYAENIVETVREPLVVLNSELKILTANHSFYETFEVTAEETIDNFIYDVGNRQWDIPRLRVLIEKILPQDTVINGYEVEHDFPGIGRKTILLNARQIFREEIGSQIILLAMEDITDRKLAEERVKEISRQQQAILDNIPNAAWLKDKEGRYVAANGPYSKDLGMEPMDLVGKNDFDIFPPDLAEKYEKEINEVIRTGKRTSFDETRVDSKGKTLHLEKVKTPIFNDAGEAIGVIGIIYDVTASKEIEVTLRHESTHDILTGLYNRAFFDTELERLSRGRLFPLSIVMADINDLKRVNDTLGHSEGDKMIGLAARIMLEAFRSEDIVARIGGDEFAVLLPKTDRKVAEEAVERILRSPEVVNGEVTIAFGIACAEDEDHIAEALKASDERMYQDKSNRKKLQVGGSGESS